One segment of Acidobacteriota bacterium DNA contains the following:
- a CDS encoding sulfatase has translation MKLHRGVTYFALAVLLSVLVTWTGCARSDEIRREVDWVIGQGLRSSLSGGEPAPFPCADETRFSRRVRAGEELVAEIAPLGRDGRWVLSGCRRGESTGALQLAAWSGDSLLLEESLPLAGTEGWWHHEVDLSGYSGKPLRLVLRADFEGPRRLFLSDFRLQHRLAVPPVSPPERSPVLLISVDTLRHDRAARMASLERLAADGEVFAPHYAAASWTKPSHGALLTGRLAALGPTADPEGVLPAEVETLAERFRAAGYRTAGLVYDCTWLDPKFGFDRGFESYRTVRWRTAPLVREALDWITDHRGEPFFYFLHTFEPHSDHARLPYEGQGVTAATVEERFGVPGYGCRQATCAAGLLEGLERGRIAPLPEEPEILRFLYDAGVAATDEALGHLFDRLRELGLYDAMTIVVTSDHGELLFEHGELTHGKWWEEVVRVPLIIKWPASGERAGRVNEVPSSAIDLVPTLLAKTGLPGNDLDGVDLQTRRADRPVTTGVQWRTVRVENLKAIFPLDEPPRLYDLAADPGEANDLAPGRPEAVDKMRELLEKTRASAQPIPEAESERAPLSEEEKARLRALGYLGG, from the coding sequence CTCCCTTTCCCTGTGCCGACGAAACCAGGTTCTCTCGCCGGGTGCGCGCCGGCGAAGAGCTGGTGGCGGAGATCGCCCCGCTAGGTCGCGACGGACGATGGGTTCTGTCCGGCTGCCGCCGGGGAGAATCGACCGGTGCCTTGCAACTCGCGGCGTGGTCCGGCGACTCGCTGCTCTTGGAGGAGTCCCTGCCGCTCGCCGGGACCGAGGGTTGGTGGCACCATGAAGTAGATCTCTCGGGATACTCCGGCAAGCCGCTGCGGTTGGTGCTGCGGGCCGACTTCGAAGGGCCAAGACGGCTCTTTCTGAGCGACTTTCGGTTGCAGCATCGCCTGGCGGTACCGCCCGTATCGCCGCCCGAGCGGTCGCCGGTGCTGTTGATCTCGGTGGACACCCTGCGCCACGATCGGGCGGCGCGCATGGCGTCCCTCGAACGCCTCGCCGCCGACGGCGAAGTGTTCGCGCCGCACTACGCCGCCGCGAGCTGGACCAAGCCGTCCCACGGCGCGCTCCTCACCGGACGGCTCGCCGCCCTGGGTCCCACGGCGGATCCAGAGGGCGTTCTACCGGCGGAAGTGGAGACCCTCGCCGAGCGTTTCCGCGCCGCCGGCTACCGCACGGCGGGCCTGGTCTATGACTGCACCTGGCTCGATCCCAAATTCGGCTTCGATCGCGGCTTCGAGAGCTACCGCACCGTCCGCTGGCGCACGGCGCCTCTGGTGCGCGAAGCGCTGGACTGGATCACGGACCACCGCGGCGAGCCGTTCTTCTACTTCCTCCACACCTTCGAACCGCACTCGGATCACGCTCGCCTGCCCTACGAAGGGCAGGGGGTGACGGCGGCGACGGTGGAGGAGCGCTTCGGCGTGCCGGGCTACGGCTGCCGGCAGGCGACCTGCGCGGCGGGTCTGCTCGAAGGCCTGGAGCGGGGGCGGATCGCTCCCCTGCCGGAGGAGCCGGAGATCCTGCGCTTCCTCTACGACGCCGGTGTCGCCGCCACCGACGAGGCTCTCGGCCACCTGTTCGACCGGCTGCGGGAACTGGGCCTCTACGACGCCATGACCATCGTCGTCACCAGCGACCACGGCGAGCTGCTCTTCGAGCACGGCGAACTGACCCATGGCAAGTGGTGGGAAGAGGTGGTGCGGGTACCGCTGATCATCAAATGGCCGGCCTCCGGTGAGCGGGCCGGACGGGTGAACGAAGTTCCGTCGAGCGCCATCGATTTGGTGCCCACCCTGCTGGCGAAGACCGGCCTGCCGGGCAACGATCTCGACGGCGTGGACCTGCAGACCCGCCGGGCTGACCGGCCGGTGACCACCGGTGTGCAGTGGCGCACCGTGCGGGTAGAGAACCTCAAGGCGATCTTCCCGCTGGACGAACCACCGCGGCTCTACGATCTGGCGGCGGATCCCGGGGAAGCGAACGACCTCGCGCCAGGGCGCCCGGAGGCAGTCGATAAAATGAGGGAGCTGCTGGAGAAGACTCGCGCCTCGGCGCAACCGATTCCGGAGGCAGAGAGCGAGCGCGCTCCACTTTCCGAAGAGGAAAAGGCCCGGCTCCGGGCGCTGGGCTACTTGGGAGGGTAG
- the ahcY gene encoding adenosylhomocysteinase, giving the protein MITATATQHSFAAAREAGREPFKVADLSLADWGRREIRLAEHEMPGLMALRERHKDDQPLAGVQIMGSLHMTVQTAVLIETLVDLGADVRWVSCNIFSTQDHAAAAVVVGRERTGGTVEDPKGTPVFAWKGETLPEYWWCTSEALTWPDGSGPHLIVDDGGDATLLVHKGVEFEKTGEVPAFDESSEPEEWGVILDLLRAELEKDPQRFTRMAEGIRGVSEETTTGVNRLYQMMKDGSLLFPVINVNDSVTKSKFDNIYGCRHSLVDGLNRATDVMMGGKVAVVCGFGEVGKGCAQSLKGQGARVIVTEIDPICALQAAMEGYEVKTLESVLETADIFITATGNKDIITADHMARMKDKAIVGNIGHFDNEIDMAGVKKLPGIQVINIKPQYDEWVFPDGHSVLVLAEGRLLNLGCATGHPSFVMSASFTNQVLAQIELHQNPERYGREVYVLPKHLDEEVARLHLDHLGVELTRLTHDQAEYLGLDLDGPYKPDHYRY; this is encoded by the coding sequence ATGATCACCGCAACCGCAACGCAACACTCTTTCGCCGCCGCCCGGGAGGCGGGCCGTGAGCCCTTCAAGGTGGCCGATCTGTCGCTCGCCGACTGGGGCCGCCGCGAGATCCGCCTGGCCGAACACGAGATGCCCGGCCTGATGGCCCTCCGGGAGCGCCACAAGGACGACCAGCCGCTGGCCGGCGTCCAGATCATGGGCAGCCTGCACATGACCGTGCAGACGGCGGTCTTGATCGAAACCCTGGTGGATCTCGGCGCCGACGTGCGCTGGGTGTCCTGCAACATCTTCTCGACCCAGGACCACGCCGCCGCGGCGGTGGTGGTGGGCCGCGAACGGACCGGCGGCACCGTCGAGGATCCCAAGGGCACGCCGGTTTTCGCCTGGAAGGGCGAGACCCTGCCGGAGTACTGGTGGTGCACCAGCGAGGCGCTGACCTGGCCGGACGGCAGCGGCCCGCATCTGATCGTTGACGACGGCGGTGACGCCACCCTGTTGGTCCACAAGGGCGTCGAGTTCGAGAAGACCGGCGAGGTTCCCGCCTTCGACGAGTCCTCCGAGCCGGAGGAGTGGGGGGTCATCCTCGACCTGCTGCGCGCCGAGCTTGAGAAGGACCCGCAGCGCTTCACTCGCATGGCGGAGGGCATCCGCGGCGTCTCCGAGGAGACCACCACCGGCGTCAACCGCCTCTACCAGATGATGAAGGACGGCTCGCTGCTGTTCCCGGTGATCAACGTCAACGACTCCGTCACCAAGAGCAAGTTCGACAACATCTACGGTTGCCGCCACTCGCTGGTCGACGGCCTCAACCGCGCCACGGACGTGATGATGGGCGGCAAGGTGGCCGTGGTCTGCGGCTTCGGCGAGGTCGGCAAGGGTTGCGCCCAGTCCTTGAAGGGTCAGGGCGCGCGGGTGATCGTCACCGAGATCGACCCCATCTGCGCCCTCCAGGCGGCGATGGAAGGCTACGAGGTGAAGACCCTCGAAAGCGTGCTCGAAACGGCGGACATCTTCATCACCGCTACCGGCAACAAGGACATCATCACCGCCGACCACATGGCCCGCATGAAGGACAAGGCGATCGTCGGCAACATCGGCCACTTCGACAACGAGATCGACATGGCCGGCGTCAAGAAGTTGCCCGGCATCCAGGTGATCAACATCAAGCCGCAGTACGATGAGTGGGTGTTCCCGGACGGCCACAGCGTGCTGGTGCTGGCTGAGGGTCGCCTCCTGAATCTCGGTTGCGCCACCGGCCACCCGAGCTTCGTAATGTCCGCCTCCTTCACCAACCAGGTGCTGGCGCAGATCGAGCTGCACCAGAATCCGGAGCGCTACGGCCGCGAGGTCTACGTGCTGCCGAAGCATCTCGACGAAGAGGTCGCCCGGCTCCACCTGGACCACCTGGGCGTCGAGCTGACCCGCCTCACCCACGATCAGGCCGAGTACCTGGGCCTCGACTTGGATGGCCCGTACAAGCCCGATCATTATCGGTATTAG
- a CDS encoding Kazal-type serine protease inhibitor family protein: MQISERKSVSARLVLVGFCLVLALSGAAQVWAECPEDGETLCLLDDRLQAKVRFKNQHDGGTEGRGTPVTLTDETGMFWFFNDQNFEVVLKAIDGRASNGKVWVFLGSLSDVEYWVDVFDTVTETPRTYYNPPGNRYGIADTNAFDSEVTVCGTIAGLACEGGDFCEFPAGMCNVADLGGVCLPIPDACIEIFDPVCGCDGVTYGNDCIRQQAGVSLDRVGPC, encoded by the coding sequence ATGCAGATCTCAGAGAGAAAATCCGTCTCCGCCCGCTTGGTTCTCGTCGGTTTTTGCCTGGTTCTCGCGTTGAGCGGCGCCGCACAGGTTTGGGCCGAATGTCCGGAGGACGGCGAAACCCTTTGCCTGCTCGATGACCGGCTGCAGGCCAAGGTGCGGTTCAAGAACCAGCACGATGGCGGCACCGAGGGGCGAGGCACGCCGGTGACGCTGACGGACGAGACCGGCATGTTCTGGTTCTTCAACGACCAGAACTTCGAGGTGGTCCTGAAAGCGATCGACGGACGGGCTTCGAACGGCAAGGTGTGGGTGTTCCTGGGCTCGTTGTCCGATGTCGAGTACTGGGTGGATGTATTCGACACGGTGACCGAGACGCCACGGACGTACTACAACCCGCCGGGCAACCGCTACGGCATCGCCGACACCAACGCCTTCGATTCGGAGGTGACAGTGTGTGGAACCATCGCTGGCTTGGCCTGCGAAGGCGGCGACTTCTGTGAGTTTCCTGCCGGGATGTGCAACGTGGCGGACCTGGGCGGCGTCTGCCTTCCGATCCCCGACGCGTGTATCGAAATCTTCGACCCGGTCTGTGGCTGCGACGGCGTGACCTACGGCAACGACTGTATTCGCCAGCAGGCGGGGGTGTCGCTCGATCGCGTGGGTCCCTGCTGA
- a CDS encoding FxsA family protein, whose protein sequence is MLWRLTLLFVAVPLVELALLVFLGQRVGIVPTVLLVIATGVLGASLARYQGLATLASFRQAVEAGRPPHQELAQGALLLAAGAVLLTPGLLTDIAGFSLLVPRVRRWAGRRLVRMIGRRFQRVQVGKRVESRGDAPLDVEWEVVDDEPS, encoded by the coding sequence ATGCTGTGGCGCCTCACCCTTCTCTTCGTCGCCGTACCCCTCGTCGAACTCGCCCTGCTGGTCTTTCTCGGCCAGCGGGTGGGCATCGTCCCGACGGTGCTGCTGGTGATCGCCACCGGCGTGCTCGGCGCGTCCCTCGCCCGCTACCAGGGCTTGGCCACTCTCGCCAGCTTCCGCCAGGCCGTGGAAGCGGGACGGCCGCCGCACCAAGAGCTCGCTCAGGGCGCCCTCCTGCTGGCCGCCGGCGCGGTGCTCCTCACTCCGGGACTGCTGACGGACATTGCAGGGTTCTCCCTGCTGGTGCCGAGGGTGCGGAGATGGGCGGGGAGGAGACTCGTGCGGATGATCGGTCGGCGCTTCCAGAGGGTCCAAGTCGGAAAGCGGGTGGAAAGCCGCGGGGACGCCCCGCTCGATGTGGAGTGGGAAGTGGTAGACGACGAGCCGAGCTGA
- a CDS encoding metalloregulator ArsR/SmtB family transcription factor, which yields MNGLIASTPTAPDIFDRMGVLSEPTRGRLLVLLEDHELTVTELCTVLQQPQSTVSRHLKVLGTGGWVDSWRDGTSRRYRMDEAIDDEVQNLWRLVRQQIAGLPAATQDRSRLAAVLAERRSRSKEFFSSTAGEWDRLRRELFGEGSELGPLLGLIDRTWVVGDLGCGTGPTSKVLAPFVDRVIAVDESAEMLEAATEHLATDHPNVELRRGSLESLPVAKKELDAALLILVLHHLPDPKAALAEVARVLTPGGKLLVVDMVPHDRARYRQEMGHLWLGFSEDQMTRWLDEVGFETPHRMHLPPDPKAKGPNLFVTTARMGDGPAGKPNDSRN from the coding sequence ATGAACGGATTGATCGCTTCCACCCCGACTGCACCGGACATTTTCGACCGCATGGGCGTCCTCTCGGAGCCCACTCGCGGCCGGTTGCTGGTGCTGCTCGAAGATCACGAACTCACCGTAACGGAACTATGCACGGTGCTGCAGCAGCCGCAGTCGACGGTCAGTCGCCACCTCAAGGTGCTCGGTACCGGCGGCTGGGTGGACTCCTGGCGGGACGGCACCAGCCGGCGCTACCGCATGGACGAGGCGATCGACGACGAGGTGCAGAACCTCTGGCGTCTCGTCCGGCAGCAGATCGCCGGCCTGCCGGCCGCCACCCAAGATCGCTCCCGCCTGGCGGCGGTCCTGGCGGAACGGCGATCGCGTTCCAAGGAGTTTTTCTCGTCGACCGCCGGCGAGTGGGATCGGCTGCGCCGTGAGCTGTTCGGAGAGGGTTCCGAACTCGGACCGCTGCTGGGTTTGATCGACCGTACCTGGGTGGTGGGCGACCTCGGCTGCGGCACCGGACCGACCTCCAAGGTTCTCGCCCCCTTTGTGGATCGGGTGATCGCCGTCGACGAGTCGGCGGAGATGCTGGAGGCGGCCACGGAGCATCTGGCCACCGATCACCCCAATGTGGAATTGCGGCGCGGCAGCCTGGAGTCCCTGCCGGTGGCCAAGAAAGAGCTCGACGCCGCCCTCCTGATCCTCGTCCTCCACCATCTGCCGGACCCGAAGGCGGCGCTCGCCGAAGTGGCCCGGGTGCTCACTCCCGGCGGCAAGCTCTTGGTGGTGGATATGGTGCCCCACGACCGCGCTCGCTATCGCCAGGAGATGGGGCACCTGTGGCTCGGCTTTTCCGAGGATCAGATGACGCGGTGGCTGGACGAAGTGGGCTTCGAGACTCCCCACCGCATGCACCTGCCGCCGGATCCCAAGGCCAAGGGACCGAACCTCTTTGTCACGACCGCCCGGATGGGCGATGGACCGGCCGGCAAGCCGAACGACTCAAGGAACTAG